The following coding sequences lie in one Rhodohalobacter barkolensis genomic window:
- a CDS encoding vWA domain-containing protein, whose translation MSWANPEYFWLLLLIPLFIGYRFWMTFKKREATLTFSSLDKLKGVSAGYKTWLTWVTPLLQIAAFTLFITALARPQLQNTTVEQYAEGIDIVISLDISSSMMAEDIKPNRLIASKELAASFIDKRISDRIGINVFARESFTVVPPTLDYNLVKNMLETVDLGMVRDGTAIGMGIATAINRLRESEAESKVIILLTDGMNNAGEIDPITAGDIAASYDIRIYSIGIGSRGTAPYPVDDPIFGRRYQNVQVNIDEEMLTQISTQTGGKYWRATDTQEYEEIYEEIDQLEQSEIEEVIYVDYEDQYFFYLLGGIFLVILAFVNERFVTRSPLFQP comes from the coding sequence ATGAGTTGGGCAAATCCTGAATATTTCTGGCTCTTACTGTTAATTCCTCTTTTTATAGGTTATCGATTCTGGATGACCTTTAAGAAAAGAGAAGCCACACTTACTTTTTCCTCATTGGATAAATTAAAAGGAGTTTCTGCCGGCTATAAAACCTGGTTAACCTGGGTCACTCCTCTGTTACAGATTGCAGCGTTCACACTTTTTATAACTGCGTTGGCAAGACCTCAGCTCCAAAACACGACCGTTGAACAATATGCAGAAGGGATTGATATTGTCATCAGCCTCGATATTTCATCCTCAATGATGGCCGAAGACATTAAACCCAACCGATTAATTGCTTCAAAAGAACTGGCTGCATCATTTATTGATAAGCGAATTTCTGATCGGATTGGCATAAACGTTTTTGCCAGGGAAAGTTTTACCGTTGTACCTCCAACACTCGATTATAATTTAGTGAAAAACATGCTCGAAACGGTTGATCTGGGTATGGTAAGAGATGGAACAGCCATCGGAATGGGAATTGCCACCGCCATAAATCGTTTAAGGGAAAGTGAAGCTGAATCAAAAGTCATTATTTTACTTACGGATGGAATGAATAATGCCGGCGAAATTGATCCGATAACAGCCGGAGATATCGCCGCATCGTATGATATTCGTATCTATTCCATAGGAATTGGCTCCAGGGGAACAGCCCCCTACCCTGTGGACGATCCGATTTTTGGACGCAGGTACCAAAACGTCCAGGTCAATATTGATGAAGAGATGCTAACACAAATTTCTACACAAACCGGTGGCAAGTATTGGAGGGCAACTGATACTCAAGAGTATGAAGAGATCTATGAGGAAATTGATCAGCTTGAGCAATCCGAAATAGAAGAGGTCATTTATGTTGATTACGAAGACCAATATTTTTTCTATCTGCTTGGCGGAATTTTCCTGGTCATATTGGCTTTCGTAAACGAACGCTTTGTTACCAGATCACCGTTATTTCAACCCTGA
- a CDS encoding DUF58 domain-containing protein gives MISKDVLKKIRKLEIRTKGLVNNIFGGEYQSAFKGQGMEFTEVRTYTYGDDIRQIDWNVTARNDEPYIKVFEEEREQTLMLCVDISPSGFFGSHSQTKMELAIEICAVMAFSAIKNSDKVGLLLFSDKVEKVIPPKKGKKHVLRLIREMYTTKPTGNRTDIADALSYVNRLLNRKSIIVLASDFEDENFEKQQKITSRKHDLVNLIIRDRLEEELPDAGVIPLLDAESGDQILIDTSDKKVRSEYKKKMWQSKKSLNEYFVKNKMDYVDVYTNESYIRPLTNFFRKRINRY, from the coding sequence ATGATCTCTAAAGACGTTTTAAAAAAGATTCGAAAATTGGAAATCCGTACCAAAGGATTGGTTAATAACATCTTTGGCGGAGAATATCAGTCTGCATTCAAGGGACAGGGAATGGAGTTTACAGAGGTACGAACCTACACCTACGGCGATGACATCCGGCAGATTGACTGGAATGTAACTGCACGCAATGATGAACCTTACATCAAGGTGTTTGAAGAAGAACGAGAACAAACCCTCATGCTTTGTGTAGACATATCACCGAGCGGATTTTTCGGGAGCCATTCTCAAACGAAAATGGAACTGGCCATTGAAATATGTGCAGTAATGGCGTTTAGTGCGATTAAAAACAGTGATAAAGTGGGGCTGCTTCTATTCAGTGATAAAGTTGAAAAAGTAATACCGCCCAAGAAAGGGAAAAAACACGTTTTACGACTTATTCGTGAAATGTATACGACTAAGCCCACCGGAAACCGTACAGATATTGCCGATGCTCTCTCCTATGTAAATCGGCTGCTGAACCGTAAATCGATCATTGTACTTGCTTCCGATTTTGAAGATGAAAATTTTGAAAAACAACAAAAAATCACTTCAAGAAAACACGATTTAGTGAATCTGATTATCAGGGATCGCCTTGAAGAGGAATTGCCAGACGCAGGTGTCATTCCACTGCTGGATGCTGAATCAGGTGATCAAATATTAATAGATACATCAGATAAAAAGGTACGATCTGAGTACAAAAAGAAGATGTGGCAAAGTAAAAAGTCTCTGAATGAATATTTTGTGAAAAACAAAATGGACTATGTAGATGTTTACACAAACGAATCATACATCAGGCCATTAACTAATTTTTTCAGAAAACGGATTAACCGATACTGA
- a CDS encoding T9SS type A sorting domain-containing protein has protein sequence MKQLTTFIKGIFLLLIIPINLYSQTVTLNSDLSSEVLLPEDELVLTISVNDAADVFFFSVEVEFDENVLEFQSIENVGLTSGGLKIAELLDSGLLGSSVSRTSPLSTISAGDIMQLTFSVKTKTTVGNHTFSFNNQNLTDSSDQIITTDPLDDITFEVEEAITDLALTTPSLIELTEGDTYLATSEVYANGVSQDISNSDRLNVWVGVNEVDSDPSDWDESVWEQMTIIEEDEGYFLYEAEIAYQRPLGSYYVAVRSELDTQPGYKYGGVGGFWNSLDYPSAEMIISEQAPFRYTLVEYNFDEEIMNPSFSLPQNDGIPLEIVGASLSGFISGASGQAANSNGWDNYDETLPKYWEISISTENFENILLSSKQSGSGTGPRDFQLQVSVDGVDWVDVAGGEIIVGENWTSGVLDQLQLPSIANNQEQLFIRWLNTSEFRIDEEASDPETSSGGTCRIDDIIISGVNPDAERVEVWPGDTDNDGFVNESDVLPLTAYWRSVGPEPPYQFRNWDARGVEAWIPVEATYADANGDGIVNQNDLLPIGLNFGESRTGTKQPDGIALSTVTAKNMKAGEEMDLYIMSDDEILLTGFSFRFSINGIAESDWQVQQLSVGDWGKEWESDNRLIDFNAKSDFGLSAAVAHRGFTQPKKGDNLIKITLRAVQDWVSSPEIVLERASIVAGRDVHTTDDVYLSFDETGSIVEPGPTTPERTELLPNFPNPFNPSTTIQYKLSNDSNVKIDVYNSLGRRVATILDQNQQAGEYDVTFNADNFSSGIYFYRLQTSDYVRTRSMVLIK, from the coding sequence ATGAAGCAGCTAACTACATTTATAAAAGGAATATTTCTGTTACTGATTATTCCAATAAACCTTTACTCACAAACAGTAACGTTAAACAGTGACCTGTCAAGTGAAGTATTATTACCTGAGGATGAGTTAGTACTAACCATCTCTGTTAATGATGCCGCAGATGTCTTTTTCTTTTCAGTTGAAGTTGAGTTCGATGAGAATGTTCTGGAATTTCAAAGTATAGAGAATGTTGGATTAACTTCCGGGGGACTAAAAATTGCAGAACTTTTGGATAGTGGTTTACTGGGATCTTCAGTTTCCAGAACGTCTCCATTATCAACAATTTCAGCCGGCGACATAATGCAATTGACATTTAGCGTTAAGACGAAAACAACGGTTGGCAATCATACATTTTCATTTAACAACCAAAATTTAACAGATTCTTCGGATCAAATAATTACAACTGACCCATTAGATGATATTACATTTGAAGTTGAAGAAGCGATTACTGATCTCGCTCTAACAACCCCGTCACTCATTGAATTAACTGAGGGAGATACATACCTGGCCACTTCAGAAGTTTATGCAAATGGTGTTTCTCAAGATATTTCAAATAGCGACAGATTAAATGTGTGGGTTGGTGTGAATGAGGTGGATTCTGACCCTTCTGATTGGGACGAAAGTGTCTGGGAACAGATGACCATAATTGAAGAGGATGAAGGATATTTTCTATATGAAGCGGAGATTGCTTACCAAAGGCCTTTAGGCAGTTACTATGTTGCAGTTCGAAGTGAATTAGATACACAGCCGGGATATAAATATGGTGGTGTGGGCGGCTTTTGGAACAGCTTGGATTATCCATCCGCAGAAATGATAATTTCAGAACAAGCACCATTCAGATACACTTTAGTTGAATACAACTTTGACGAAGAAATTATGAATCCATCATTTTCACTTCCCCAGAATGACGGTATTCCATTAGAAATCGTCGGGGCCTCTTTAAGCGGATTTATATCAGGTGCTTCTGGACAAGCAGCAAATTCAAATGGCTGGGACAATTATGATGAAACTTTACCCAAATATTGGGAGATTTCAATTTCTACAGAAAATTTTGAAAATATTCTTTTGTCTTCAAAGCAGTCTGGTTCAGGTACCGGGCCAAGAGACTTTCAGCTACAAGTCAGTGTTGACGGTGTAGATTGGGTTGATGTTGCAGGAGGAGAAATAATTGTCGGTGAAAATTGGACTTCAGGTGTTTTGGATCAACTTCAATTACCCTCTATTGCTAATAATCAGGAACAGTTGTTTATCAGGTGGTTAAATACATCTGAATTTAGGATTGACGAAGAAGCTTCTGATCCGGAAACGTCTTCCGGTGGTACATGTAGAATTGATGATATCATTATATCCGGTGTAAATCCGGATGCGGAGCGGGTTGAAGTATGGCCGGGAGATACCGATAATGACGGTTTTGTTAATGAATCTGATGTTCTTCCTTTAACTGCATATTGGAGATCAGTTGGCCCGGAACCTCCCTATCAATTTAGAAACTGGGATGCCAGGGGTGTGGAAGCATGGATTCCTGTAGAAGCTACTTATGCGGATGCAAATGGCGATGGTATTGTGAATCAAAATGATCTATTGCCTATTGGTTTAAATTTTGGTGAAAGCAGAACCGGAACTAAACAACCGGATGGTATTGCATTGTCTACAGTTACAGCAAAGAATATGAAAGCGGGTGAGGAGATGGATCTTTATATAATGTCAGATGATGAAATCTTATTAACCGGTTTTTCATTTAGGTTTAGTATTAATGGCATAGCCGAATCTGACTGGCAAGTTCAACAGTTAAGTGTTGGAGATTGGGGGAAAGAGTGGGAAAGCGACAATAGATTGATCGATTTCAATGCTAAAAGTGATTTTGGTTTATCTGCAGCTGTCGCACATCGAGGTTTTACTCAGCCAAAAAAGGGAGATAATCTCATCAAAATCACCTTACGTGCCGTTCAGGACTGGGTCTCATCACCTGAAATTGTGCTGGAACGAGCCTCCATAGTTGCAGGCAGAGACGTACATACCACAGATGATGTCTATTTAAGCTTTGATGAAACAGGATCCATTGTGGAGCCCGGACCAACCACTCCGGAGCGGACGGAACTTCTGCCAAATTTTCCAAACCCTTTTAACCCGTCTACGACAATTCAATATAAACTGTCGAATGACAGTAATGTTAAAATTGATGTATATAACTCATTAGGGAGAAGGGTAGCAACGATATTGGATCAAAATCAGCAAGCGGGTGAATATGATGTTACATTTAATGCTGACAATTTCTCAAGTGGAATTTATTTTTACAGGTTACAAACATCAGATTATGTAAGAACCCGATCAATGGTATTGATTAAATAA
- a CDS encoding serine/threonine-protein kinase, giving the protein MSDWSLVEQIVDEALLLSVEDQNAFIKDRCKGDSQLENDVRDFLKSIQQSSDLFDSAANTKQFAYKNALNEKSRNSAKLIGTEIDKYKIVDLISHGGMGTVFLAERNDGLYNQTVALKLIRHGMETPENICRFEKEREILAGLNHPNIAKLIDGGVTDFGLPYLVMEFIDGKPIDTYCDDNKLTVKQRIKLFTGVCKAVQYAHNNLVIHRDLKPDNIFIDANGHIKILDFGVAKLIENQFETKENRTDLSREAVTPAYAAPEQISGETVTTSTDTYSLGILLYKLLSGITPFDFSNYSKLTTRSRQNIVQMLPPKPSDRFNQISVHDQQIISENRSTTISKLFNSLRGDLDAIILKALEKKSTDRYQTIDNLVDDLTKYLVKLPVSVYQNNFMYRAKKFIHRNYKLASATAALVLLSLTFGFYHTNRVTEERNIAQDEALKTAEVSSLLFDLFEANDPDQSLGETVTAQELLEKGLSRAEKLVEQPDLQSQMFRVIGKVYLKMGNLPKAEELINNSVQIYNRLYGIDHPETALAIADQASVNSAFGNYSRAESLYEYSLNILSNHSGSYMNQYTNAISEHAYVLRRQGKYSEAEDAFRKNYDLLKSQHGELHPKTLAALNGVGVTRFNRGKYEEAEKIIREVLDKRIEVFGETHPDIAESKNSLGALLMNIGVFDQAEKLFEDAFFLRNRILGSDHPKTLLTLNNLALMQRDQGKFDLSMSTFERVLRLKEARFGTESIASAITYFSFGELYLMTDEFETANSYFQKALPVFEKLLGKEHSFSARTKMNLGFSYLLSKDLQKANKLIVEGYEQVIQIHPEISLERAIANHQYGMLKLNQGQFEIASDHLNKSLSALKSIERSESARRKIVLNDIQRLNQLASAN; this is encoded by the coding sequence ATGTCTGACTGGTCATTAGTAGAACAAATTGTTGATGAAGCTCTATTACTCTCTGTTGAAGATCAGAACGCTTTCATTAAAGACAGATGTAAAGGAGATAGCCAACTGGAAAATGATGTCAGAGATTTCCTGAAGTCTATTCAGCAATCATCTGATCTCTTCGACAGCGCAGCCAATACTAAGCAGTTTGCCTATAAGAATGCTTTGAATGAAAAAAGTAGAAATTCTGCCAAACTGATCGGTACGGAAATCGATAAATATAAAATCGTTGACCTCATCAGTCACGGTGGAATGGGCACTGTATTCTTAGCTGAGAGAAACGATGGTTTATATAACCAAACTGTTGCCTTGAAGTTAATACGGCACGGAATGGAAACTCCTGAAAACATTTGTCGTTTCGAAAAGGAAAGAGAAATATTAGCCGGTTTAAATCACCCAAATATTGCAAAACTTATTGACGGTGGAGTGACAGATTTTGGACTCCCCTATCTGGTGATGGAGTTTATTGACGGTAAGCCAATCGACACCTATTGTGATGACAACAAGCTAACCGTAAAGCAGAGAATTAAGTTATTTACGGGCGTTTGCAAAGCTGTACAGTACGCACACAACAATTTGGTTATTCATAGAGATTTAAAACCTGACAATATTTTTATCGATGCGAATGGTCACATAAAAATATTGGATTTTGGAGTTGCCAAATTGATTGAAAATCAATTCGAAACTAAGGAGAATCGGACAGATCTTTCCAGGGAAGCCGTCACACCTGCCTACGCAGCTCCCGAACAAATATCCGGGGAAACAGTCACGACCTCTACAGATACCTATTCTCTGGGAATTCTCCTCTACAAATTACTTTCCGGAATTACTCCTTTTGACTTCTCTAATTACTCCAAACTCACGACTCGAAGCAGACAAAATATCGTCCAAATGCTTCCGCCAAAACCGTCTGATCGGTTCAATCAAATATCTGTTCATGATCAACAGATCATCTCAGAAAACCGATCTACAACCATCTCAAAATTATTTAATTCACTTCGTGGAGATCTGGATGCAATAATTTTAAAAGCACTTGAGAAAAAATCGACTGATAGATATCAAACCATTGATAATCTCGTAGACGATTTAACAAAATATCTGGTAAAGCTGCCTGTTTCTGTATATCAGAATAATTTTATGTATCGGGCTAAAAAGTTTATCCATAGAAACTACAAGCTGGCTTCGGCAACCGCAGCACTTGTACTGCTCTCATTAACATTTGGCTTTTACCATACCAATCGAGTAACGGAAGAGCGTAACATTGCTCAGGATGAAGCTTTAAAAACTGCCGAAGTATCTTCCCTCCTCTTCGATCTGTTTGAAGCTAACGATCCTGATCAATCGCTCGGTGAAACAGTAACGGCTCAGGAGTTACTCGAAAAGGGATTATCCAGAGCCGAAAAGTTAGTTGAACAACCTGATCTACAGTCCCAAATGTTCAGGGTGATCGGAAAGGTTTATTTAAAAATGGGAAATCTTCCAAAAGCTGAAGAATTGATCAACAATAGTGTGCAAATTTACAACCGGCTGTATGGAATCGACCATCCTGAAACAGCATTAGCCATTGCCGACCAAGCGTCTGTAAATAGCGCTTTCGGAAACTACTCCAGAGCAGAATCGTTGTATGAATACTCTCTCAATATTCTTAGCAACCACTCCGGTTCCTACATGAACCAATACACAAACGCCATTAGTGAACATGCATATGTACTTAGAAGACAGGGGAAATACTCTGAAGCAGAAGATGCATTTCGAAAAAACTACGATCTCCTCAAATCACAACATGGTGAGCTTCATCCCAAAACATTGGCCGCTTTGAATGGAGTTGGTGTTACACGGTTTAATAGAGGAAAGTATGAGGAAGCAGAAAAAATTATTCGAGAGGTTTTAGACAAAAGAATTGAAGTCTTTGGAGAAACACATCCGGACATTGCAGAGAGCAAAAACAGTTTAGGCGCACTACTAATGAACATTGGGGTGTTTGATCAAGCGGAAAAGCTTTTTGAAGATGCTTTCTTTTTAAGAAATAGAATTCTTGGGTCGGATCATCCCAAAACACTTCTCACTCTCAATAATTTAGCATTGATGCAGCGCGACCAGGGAAAATTTGATCTGTCCATGTCTACATTCGAAAGAGTGCTTCGATTGAAAGAAGCTCGATTCGGTACGGAAAGTATAGCTTCTGCGATTACATATTTCTCCTTTGGTGAGCTTTACCTAATGACAGACGAGTTCGAAACTGCGAATAGTTACTTTCAAAAAGCTTTGCCAGTTTTTGAAAAGCTTTTGGGTAAAGAACACTCATTTTCAGCTCGTACAAAAATGAATCTCGGATTCAGCTACCTCCTATCCAAAGATCTGCAAAAAGCCAACAAACTGATTGTTGAGGGATATGAGCAAGTGATTCAAATACACCCTGAAATTTCACTGGAGCGCGCAATTGCGAATCACCAATATGGAATGTTGAAATTAAATCAAGGGCAATTTGAAATAGCCAGTGACCATCTCAACAAATCGCTGAGCGCCCTGAAAAGTATTGAAAGATCAGAGTCTGCCAGAAGAAAAATTGTGTTAAATGATATACAAAGACTCAACCAACTTGCCTCTGCAAATTAG
- a CDS encoding M23 family metallopeptidase translates to MPAKDHYGFVTEGNELEVEEGVVRRNESLYIILRRHDVDPQMIYNIQQSASGSVNLRRMMPGQSYRIYKDDDGAFAMVWHQSKVNYATINWKDDITVETGNIPITVKEAEVAGVITSSLYETVTGAGVSQRLGVELADVFGWEVDFFALRNGDHFKVIYENLYVNDEYLGIGDIKAAEFQHRGNIHKAYYFDNESRRGFFDENGNSMQKELLKAPFNYSQRISSGFSNSRFHPILNERRPHHGTDYAAPTGTPIISVGEGTVTEAQYRGGNGNIVQIRHNNSYKSAYLHMNRFASGIRPGVKVEQGQVIGYVGQTGLATGPHLCYRLYVNDRPVNSVTVDLPAAESLEEEYHHEYEQVVQHFDDRLANIELVEEIASNR, encoded by the coding sequence ATGCCTGCTAAAGACCATTATGGTTTTGTTACTGAGGGAAACGAATTGGAAGTTGAAGAGGGTGTTGTAAGAAGAAATGAAAGTCTATACATCATTTTACGAAGACACGATGTAGATCCTCAAATGATTTACAATATTCAACAGAGTGCATCCGGCAGCGTTAATTTAAGAAGAATGATGCCCGGGCAATCGTACCGAATTTACAAGGACGATGATGGTGCATTTGCAATGGTGTGGCACCAGTCTAAAGTAAATTATGCTACGATTAATTGGAAAGATGATATTACTGTAGAAACGGGGAATATTCCGATTACCGTTAAAGAAGCAGAAGTTGCCGGTGTGATTACAAGTTCACTATACGAAACTGTGACCGGTGCGGGTGTCTCGCAAAGATTGGGTGTGGAATTAGCAGATGTTTTTGGCTGGGAAGTTGATTTCTTTGCCTTAAGAAATGGAGATCATTTCAAAGTTATCTACGAAAACCTCTACGTTAACGACGAATATTTAGGAATTGGTGATATAAAAGCCGCAGAGTTTCAGCATCGCGGCAATATCCACAAGGCATACTATTTTGATAATGAATCCCGAAGAGGGTTTTTTGACGAAAATGGAAATAGTATGCAGAAAGAGCTTTTGAAAGCTCCCTTCAACTACAGCCAAAGAATTAGCTCCGGCTTTTCAAATAGCAGGTTCCACCCAATTTTGAATGAGAGAAGGCCTCATCACGGAACAGACTATGCCGCACCAACCGGTACACCTATCATCTCTGTGGGTGAAGGCACAGTTACTGAAGCACAATATCGCGGCGGGAATGGTAATATTGTACAGATCAGGCATAACAACAGCTATAAATCGGCATATCTGCATATGAATCGATTTGCATCGGGAATCAGACCGGGTGTCAAGGTTGAGCAGGGACAGGTTATCGGCTATGTGGGGCAAACGGGTTTAGCTACGGGGCCTCATTTATGCTACAGACTTTACGTAAACGATCGTCCTGTGAATTCCGTAACAGTAGATTTACCGGCTGCCGAATCTCTTGAAGAGGAGTATCATCATGAATACGAACAGGTAGTTCAGCATTTTGATGATCGGTTAGCTAATATTGAGCTAGTCGAAGAAATTGCGTCTAACCGCTAA